In the Brevundimonas mediterranea genome, TCCCTGCGACCTGACCGACATTCCGGCCTTGAAGGCTGCGGTCGCGGAAGTGCGCGCAGCGTTCGGGCTGATCGACGTTCTGGTCAACAACGCCGCCCATGACGAACGTCATGCGACCCTGGACGTGACCGAGGAATACTGGGACGGCCGCATGGCCATGAACCTGAAGCACCTGTTCTTCGCCGCCCAGGCCGTGCTGCCGGACATGCAGGCGACGGGCAAGGGCGCCATCGTCAATCTGGGATCCACGTCATGGATCATCGGTCAGGGCGGCATGCCGGCCTATACGGCGTGCAAGTCCGCCGTGATTGGGCTGACCCGTTCGCTGGCCCGCGACTTCGGCCCCTTCGGCGTGCGGGTGAACGCTGTCGCGCCTGGATGGATCATGACCGAGCGCCAGTTGGAGCTGTGGGTCACGCCAGAGACCGAAAAGGAAATCTACGCCAACCAGTGCCTCAAGCGCCGACTCGTGCCGGACGACATCGCCAAGGTGGTCGTCTTCATGTGTTCGGACGAGGCGGGGGCAATCACCAACCAACACTATGTCGTCGACGGCGGCTGGACCTGAATGACCGATACCTCAAAGACCCCTCCCCCCTCCAAGACGCTCCGCAGCCGCGCCTGGTTCGACAATCCGGAAAATCCGGACATGACGGCCCTCTATCTTGAGCGCTATCTGAACTACGGCCTGACGCGCAAAGAGCTGCAGTCCGACAAGCCGATCATCGGCATCGCCCAGACCGGTTCGGACCTGTCGCCGTGCAACCGCCACCACCTGGTGCTGGCCGAGCGCGTGCGTGAAGGCATCCGTGAGGCGGGCGGCATCGCCATGGAGTTCCCAGTTCACCCGATCCAGGAAACCGGCAAGCGCCCGACCGCCGGCCTGGACCGCAACCTGGCCTATCTGGGGCTGGTCGAGAGCCTGTACGGCTATCCGCTGGACGGGGTCGTCCTGACCATCGGCTGCGACAAGACCACGCCCGCCTGCCTGATGGCGGCGGCCACCGTCGACATCCCCGCCATCGCCCTGTCGGTCGGACCCATGCTGAACGGCTGGCACCGGGGCGAGCGTACCGGGTCGGGCACGATCATCTGGAAGGCGCGCCAGATGATGGCGGCCGGCGAGATCGACTATGACGGCTTCATCGAGTTGGTGGCGTCCTCGGCTCCGTCGGTCGGTTACTGCAACACCATGGGCACGGCGACGACGATGAACTCGCTGGCCGAGGCCCTGGGCATGTCGCTGCCCGGCTCGGCCGCCATTCCCGCCCCCTACCGCGAGCGCGCCCAGGTCGCCTATGAGACCGGGCTACGGATCGTCGAGATGGTGCGCGAAGATCTGAAGCCGTCAGACATCCTGACGAAAGAGGCCTTCCACAACGCCATCGTCGTCAACTCGGCCATCGGCGGCTCGACCAACGCCCCGATCCACCTCACCGCCCTGGCCCGCCACGCCCATGTCGACGTGCCGCTGAAGGACTGGCAGACTGAGGGGCTGCACGTTCCGCTGCTGGTCAATCTGCAGCCCGCCGGCGCCTATCTGGGCGAGGACTATTTCCACGCCGGCGGCGTGCCGGCGGTGGTGTCAGAGCTGATGAAACAGGGGCTGATCCGCGAGAACGCCCTGACCGTCACCGGCAAGTCGATCGGCGACAATTGCCGCGACGCCGAGATCGTCCTGCCCGATGTGATCAAGACCTTCGACGCCCCGATGAAGACCGACGCCGGCTTCGTCGTCTTCACCGGCAATCTGTTCAACTCGGCCATCATGAAGCTGAGCGTGATCTCACCCGAGTTCCGCGAACGCTATCTGTCCAACCCCGATGACCTGAACGCCTTCGAGGGCCCTGCCGTCGTGTTCGACGGACCCGAGGACTATCATCACCGGATCGACGACGAGAGCCTGGGCATCACCGAACAAACCCTGCTGTTCATGCGCGGCGCCGGCCCCATCGGCTATCCGGGCGCGGCCGAGGTCGTGAACATGCGGCCGCCGTCCTACCTGATCAAGAAGGGCGTCAGCGCCCTGGCCTGTATCGGCGACGGACGCCAGTCGGGCACCTCCGGTTCGCCGTCGATCCTGAACGCCTCGCCGGAAGCGGCGGCGGGCGGGAACATCGCCCTGCTGAAGACCGGCGACCGGGTGCGGATCGACATGAACACCGGCCGCGCCGACATCCTGATCTCGGACGAGGAACTGGCCGAGCGCCGCAAGACGTTCGAGGCGGCGGGCGGCTACAAATACCCGGCCTCCCAGACGCCGTGGCAGGAAATGCAGCGCGCGGTGGTCGGTCAGTTGGAGACCGGCGCCGTGCTGGAACCGGCGGTCAAATACCACCGGATCGTCGACAGGTTCGGTCTGCCTCGCGACAGCCACTGAGCACGATCAACATCGCCTGTAAAAATTATTTCATTGACAGAAGTCGGCCTAGCCGGTTTCCTGAACTCAAGGGCCGGCAACAGGCCTGAGGGTTTCAGGGAGGCGTCGCGTTGGATCGCGAAGATCTACTAGTTTCACGCGTGGATCGGCGCGCCCTGATGCAGGGCGCAACGGCGGCGGCTGTGGCGGCGATTCTTCCCTCAACCCCGGCCTTGGCGGCGACGCCCGAGACCCGACGACGCATCAAGCTGGCGTTCGATTGGAAGTTCGCTCTCGGCCACGCGGCGGACATCGACAAGGATTTCGGCTTCGGTCGAGATCAACGCACCTACGCCAAAACGGGCGGCTCCGAGACCTCCCCCATCGCCGAGGCGGCGAAGGCGGACTTCGACGATTCCGCCTGGACCGACGTCCAGACTCCGCACGACTGGGCGATCGACCTGCCCTACGATTCCACGCCTCGCATCCTGGCGCCCGATCAGGACGATCCCCGCGCCGCGCATGGGTTCCACGCCCTGGGCCGCGACCATCCCGAGAACAGCGTCGGGTGGTACCGACGCCCCCTGGACATCCCGGCCGACTGGGCCGGCCGCCGCATCGGACTGGAGTTCGACGGCGCGTTCCGCCAGGTCGTGGTCTTCGTCAACGGGATCATCGTCGACGAGCATGCCGGCGGCTATTCGCCCTTCCGCATCGACATCACCGACGTGGCGCAACCCGGCCGCCCCAACTGGCTGACCGTCCGTGTGGACGCCAGCTTGGGCGAGGGCTGGTTCTATGAAGGCGCGGGTCTTTACCGACATGTCTGGCTGACGGCGGCGAACCCGGTCCATGTGCCCCCCGACGGCGTGTTCATCCGGGCGGAGCCGCAGGGTTCGGGTGCACGGGCGACGGTCGAGGCGGCCGTGCGCAACCAGTCGGACTCGTCTCGCACGGCGACGGTGCGTACCGTCGTCGTGGCGCCGAACGGCCTGGAGAAGGCGCGACGGGAAGTCATGCTGTCGCTGGCGCCCTGGAGGAACGAAAACGCCGACCTGGCCCTGGCCTGGGACGTTGCTCCCCTGTGGTCGCCCGCCGATCCCCAGCTCCATCGGCTGACCACCGAAATCGAGATCGACGGCGTCGTGGTCGACCGGATCGAGACGCCCTTCGGCGTCCGGTCCGCGGTCTTCGACGCCCAACGCGGCTTCCTGCTCAATGGACAACCGCTGAAACTGCTCGGCGCCTGCTGTCACCAGGACCACGCCGGCGTCGGCGCCGCCATCCCGGATCGGCTCCAGGATTGGCGGATCGAACAGCTGAAGGCCATGGGCTGCAACGCCTATCGCGCCTCGCATAATCCGGCCATGCCGGAGCTGATGGACGCCTGCGACCGGCTGGGAATGCTGGTCATCGCCGAGACGCGGCGTATGTCCTCCGACGAAGAGTCCATGACAGAGCTGGCCACCCTGGTGCGGCGCGACCGCAACCGACCCTCGGTCATCGCCTGGTCGATCGGCAATGAAGAACAGGCGATCCAGGGCAACGAAACCGGCGCCGCCATCGCCCGCACCATGAAGCGGCTGGTCAACCGCCTGGACCCGTCCCGCCCCGTCACGGCCGCAAAGGACCAGGACTTCGACACCGGCGTATCGCGCGTCGTCGACGTTCTGGGCTTCAACTATCGCACCCCCCAGATGGAGGGCTATCACGCCCGCTTCCCAGATCAGCCCATCCTCGGCAGCGAGACGGGCAGCACGGTCTCGACCCGGGGCGAATATGTGCTGGACGCGGCCCGGCACATCGTCCCCGCCTATGACCGCGAACACCCCTGGTGGGCCTCGACCGCCGAGGAATGGTGGACCATTGCGGCTGAGCGCCCCTATATCGCCGGCGGCTTCATCTGGACCGGCTTCGACTATCGCGGCGAACCGACGCCCTACAGCCGTTGGCCCAGCGTCGGCTCCTACTTCGGCGCCATGGACTCCTGCGGCTTCCCGAAGGACAATTACTGGTACTACCGCGCCTGGTGGCGGCCCGAACCGCTGCTGCACCTGTTCCCGCACTGGAATTGGGAAGGGCGCGAAGGCGAGGAGATCGAGGTCTGGGTCCATTCCAACCTGGATCGCGTCGAACTGTTCGTGAACGGCCGCTCGGTCGGAGCGAAGACCGTCGAACGCAATCGTCACCTGGCCTGGTCCGTCCCCTATGCGCCGGGCGTGCTGGAGGCGCGCGGGTACAAGAATGGTCACCTAGTCTCGACCCAGCGTCGCGAGACCGCCGGCGCCCCGGCGGCTCTGCGTCTGTCCGTTGATCGTCAACGATTGACTGCCGACGGCGAGGACGTGGCCATGATCGCCACCAGCGTCGTGGACGCCCGTGGCCGACCCTGTCCGCGCGCCAACGACCTTGTCGCCTTCGAGGTTGCGGGCGACGCCCGGGTCATCGGCGTCGGCAACGGCGATCCTGTCAGCCACGAGCCGGATCGCAGCGACCGCCGACATCTGTTCAACGGACTGGCCCAGGCCATCGTCCAGACGGGCCGCAAAGGCGGCCCCATCACCGTCACCGCGCGGGCCGACGGGCTGCGGCCCGCCGTGCTTCGTCTCGACGCCCGCAACACCAAACTATCGACCTGAAAATCAGGCGAGCACAGGGGGAGTTTCTAATGACCGCCAATCGCAAGACCATCGCCGCCGCCAGCGTATCGCTGGCCGCCCTTCTCGCCGCAGCCCCCGTCTGGGCCCAGGAGGCCCCCGCCACCGACGACGCCGCCCAGGTCGACGAGGTTGTCGTCACCGGCATCCGCGCCTCGCTGCGCGACGCGATCGGCGTCAAGCGCCGCTCTGACCTGGTGGTCGAGGCCATCTCCTCCGAGGACATCGGCCAACTGCCGAACGTGACCATCGCCGAAGAGCTGGTGCGTCTTCCCGGCGTCAACGGCACGCGCGACCGCGGCAACCAAAGCCAGGCCTCGATCCGGGGCCTCGGCCCGCGCCTGGTGCTGGGCCTCGTCAACGGCCGCGAGGTCGCCTCGTCGGAGCCGGACCGCAACGTCCGCTGGGAAATCTATCCGTCGGAGGTCGTCTCGGGCGTCGAGGTCTACAAGTCCCAGTCGGCCGACCTGATTTCCGGCGGCATCGCCGGCACCATCAACATCCGCACCATCCGCCCGCTGGACTATCGCGGCCCCAGCTTCGTCGGCACCGCCGGCGCGGTCTATTACGAGGGCGGCGAGGACCTGCCTGACTATGATCCGCTGGGTTCGCGCTTCAGCGCCAGCCTTACCCATCGGCTTACCGATACCCTCGGCGTCAACCTGGGTGTGACCCACCAGGAGCAGAAGAACGGCTATTCGACCTTCGAGGGCTGGGGCTGGAACGACGAAGATACGGGCGGATCGCCCGGCGATATCGACGGCGACGGCGATCTGGACGCGACCTTCTGGGGCGCCCAGACCCAGGTCAAACGCCTGACCGAGACCCGCAACGGCGTAAACGGCGCCCTGCAATGGAAGCCGTCCGACCAGTTCGAACTGAACATGGACGCCCTCTATTCGAAGGTCGAAATCGACGAGGACCAGAACCAGATTTGGTACGGCAGGAACAACACCTACTCGAACTTTGCCGGCGCCTCCGGCTGGGCCTACGGCGATCCGGCCGCCTCCTACACCATCATCGACGGCACAGTGGTCGCCGCCACGCTGCCATTCGCCTCGGTCACCAACGTCATCGCCAAATACGTCGAGGACAAGACGCTGCTGGCCACGGGGCTGAACGGCAAGTGGATGTCGGGCGCCTGGACCCTGACCGGCGACGTCGCCTATTCGAAGGCCGAGCGCGAGAACCTCTGGCGCGCGATCTTCACCGAACACTATCCGGCGCTCGCCGGCGTCGACATGACGCCGGGCCGGACGCCGTCGGCCTTCGCCAGCTATGATACGTCAGACCCCAGCTTCCAGCCGCTGTTTGACTATGTCCCCGGCCAGGCGGACGGCGGCAAGCTGACGGACGAACTGACGTCGGCCCAGTTCGACGTCGCCCACTACGGCGGCGAGACGGGCGTCACCAAGACCTCCTTCGGCGTCCGCGCCTCTGACCGGTCGAAGGCCTACGAGCGACTGCTGTGGACCCAGGCGCCGATCGTCGCCACCCTTCCCTCGTCGCTGCTCAGCAGCTTCACCGTCTCCGACTTCGACACCCCGGGCTTCCTGAACGGCGATTTCGACGCTGTGGCCCAGGCGGCCTACGGCGGCTTCGTCCAGCCCGCAGACGCCGTGGACGAGGCCTCGGGATGGTCCGTCGATGAAACGGTGTTCGAGGCCTATGTGAAGGTCGATTTCGCCGGCGACTTCGCGGGCCTGCCCGTCACTGGCAACGTCGGCATGCGTGCGGTTCAGACCGAGACCACCAGCAACGGCTATGAATCCGTCAACAGCGGAGCCCTGACGCCGATCTCGATCGACAATGACTATTTCGAACTTCTGCCCAGCCTGAACCTGACCCTGGCCCTGGCCGAAGACCAACAGCTGCGGTTTGGCCTGGCCCGGACCCTGGCGCGTCCGCCGCTGGATGAACTGCGCGCCGGCCGCACCCTGTTCAACACCAGCCCTCCGCCCACAGGCTCGGCCGGCAACCCGAACCTGACCCCCTACATCGCCAACCAGGTCGACCTGTCCTACGAGTGGTATTTCGCGCCGGAAGCCCTGTTCGCCGCCGCCGCCTACTACAAGGACGTCGAGACCCACATCGGCTACTTCACCCAGCCGGTGACCATCGACGGCGTGACCTACAATGTCACCGGTCCGTTCAACGGCGACGGCGGCGGCATCAGCGGCATCGAGCTGACCTTCCAGACGCCGTTCCGCTTTATCCCGGCGCTCGAGAATTTCGGCGTTTACGCCAACTTCGCCTATGTCGATTCCGACGTGAAGGAGTTCTCGCCGGCCAACAACCCGCTGGAGTCGACCGGCCTGGCCCGCGAGACGGCGACGGTCGACCTCTGGTACTCCGACGGCAAGTTCGAGAGCCGGCTGGGCTACAAGTACCACAGCCCCTTCACCGTCATCAGCGGCTGGGACGGGTCTGCGCTGCGCACGCTGGACAACGAATCCACCCTGGACTTCAGCGCCTCCTACCAGGTGACGTCGAACCTGGGCGTACGCTTCCAGGCCAGCAACCTGACCGATGAAGAGGTCAACACCTACTACGACAACGACGAGAACCGTCTGGCCAGCAACACCCGCTTCGGTCGCCGGTTCAGCCTCGACGCCACCTTCCGCTACTGACCCCGCGTCGCACCTCAAGCCTACGGAATCGCCCATGAAGATCCGCCGCATCCTCCTTCCCGCCTTCGCCGCCCTGATGGCCTTGCCCGCGCAAGCCCAGCAGGCGGGCCAGCCGGCGCCCTTCTATTTCGGCGCCGACCTGTCCTATGTGAACGAGATGGAGGACTGCGGCGCGATCTATCGCAAGGACGGTCAGGCCCGCGATCCCTATGGCCTGTTCGCCGAAATGGGGACCAATCTGGTGCGGGTCCGGATCTGGAACGACGCCGAATGGACCAACTACAGCGACCTGGACGATGTGCGCGAAACCATCCGCCGCGCCCGCGCGGCCCGAATGGAGGTTCTGCTCGACTTCCACTATTCGGACGACTGGGCCGACGGGGACAAGCAGATCGTGCCCAAGGCCTGGCGGTCGATGCGCGACGACACGCCGGCCCTGGCCCAGGCTCTTTATGACTACACTTTCCAGACCCTTCGGACGCTCGACGCCGAAGGCCTGATGCCGGACCAGGTTCAGGTCGGCAATGAAACCAACCCCGAAATGATGGGCGAGCTCGACTGGAAGACCGCCCGCCCCGGCATCAACTGGGAACGCAACGCCGCCCTGTTCAACGCCGGGATCAAGGCCGTACGCGACGCCGGCGCCCAGTCCAGCATCCAGCCTTTGGTCATGCTGCACATCGCCCAGCCCGAGAACGTCGAACCCTGGTTCGCCGACGCCTGGAAGCACGGAGTCACCGACTTCGACCTGATCGGCGTCAGCTATTATCGCAAATGGTCGACCCAGGGCCTGGACGGACTGGAGCAGACGATCAATCGTCTGCGCCATCGCTATCCGGCGGAGGTGGTTGTGGTCGAGACCGCCTATCCGTTCACCACGGACTCGGCGGACGATTCCCCGAACCTGCTGGGCGAGGACTCCCTCTTGCCCGGCTATCCCGCCACCTACGAGGGCCAGCGCCAGTACATGGTCGATCTGACCCAGCGGGTGAAGTTCGCTGGCGGCGTGGGTGTCGTCTATTGGGAACCGGCTTGGGTCTCTACCGACTGCTCGACCCGCTGGGGTCAGGGATCCAACTGGGAGAACGCGACCTACTTCGACTGGCGACGCGACGGGGAACCGACCCCTGCGGCGACCTTCGCCCAAGCCGCCTATCAAGAACCGACGACCATCACTCTGACCATTCGTCGTCCCGAGGGCGCCGCCGGGTCATTGTGGCTCTGGGGCGATTTCCTAGGCGCCAACGACGTCGCCGTGCGGCTCGCACCCGACGGCTCCGACCCAGGTCTTTACCGTTACACGACGAAAGTCAGGCCCGAAACCGACATCCGATTCCAAGTCTTCGACCGCCGCCCCTTCGAACGGGGTCTGCTCGAATCCGGCCAAGTGATAGCCGTTCACGTTGGAAATGACGACTTCGTCGGGGTCTATTCGACTACGCGCTGACGGTTTGGCGGACACCTTCGACGGCAGGCGCGGGTCGCCGTGATCAGCCGGTGCGAGGCGCTGGTCCCGATCATGAACGCCCTGAAGGTCGATGCCATTGAGGGCGTATAGTTGACCGAACTGGGCCTAGTCGTCACGACCACCGACATCGCCCCGAGGAGGCGGGCGAACAGCCGGATCGCGTCGCGCGGCTGACGAATATGCTGGCGGCGGGCGGCGTCGACGCCGACCATCGTCAGATCGTCGTCGTCCTGCACGGCGCCGCCACGACTGCGGTCCTGTCCGACGCCGCCTGGGCCGCGCGCGGCAAGGGCGACGCCAATCTCAACAGCGCCCTGATCCGCGCCCTTCTCGCCGCCGGCGTTCAGGTGCGCCTGTGCGGCCAGGCCATGGCGGGCCACGGCGTCACGGAAGCCGAACTCGAGCCGGGCGTGACCGTCGATCTCGCCGCCCTGATGACGGTGATTCACCATCAACAGGCGGGCTATGCGCTGATCGTCAATTGACGGGGGTCATAGGCTGAACCTTTCAGGCGGATAAAAACTATTAGTTTGTGTAACTATGTATATAAGTGTTGATCAGGATGTCTGAAGGAGACATCACATGACCGGACTTCCCCGCCTCAACGAACCCGCCCCCGACTTCCACGCCCGCACGACCCACGGGGATCGCTGCCTGGCCGACTATCGCGGCAAATGGCTCATTCTCTTTTCCCACCCCTCCGACTTCACCCCGGTCTGCACGACCGAGTTCATCGGCTTCGCGAAGCACGCGGATGAGTTCGCCGCGATGAACTGCGACCTTCTGGGACTCTCGATCGACAGCATCTTCTCCCACCTGGCCTGGACCCGGAACATCAAGGAGAAGTTCGGCGTCGAAATCCCCTTCCCCATCATCGAGGACCTGAAGATGGAGGTGGCCCAAGCCTATGGGATGATCCATCCGGGCGCGGCCGACACCTCAGCCGTTCGCGCGACCTTCCTGATCGATCCGGAAGGCAAGCTTCGCGCCATGGTCTATTACCCCATGAGCAACGGCCGCAGCATCGACGAGTTCGTCCGACTGCTGACCGCCATCCAGACGTCGGACGCCAATGGCGTGGCGACCCCGGAAGACTGGCGCCCGGGCCAGCCGGCCATCGTGCCCCCGCCCAAGACCGCCGCGGCGGCCGAGGCCCGCGCCTCCGAAGGCTACGACTACACCGACTGGTACTTCTCGACGCGCGAGCTCCCCGACGCCCCGAAAGCCGCCTGATCGGACGCCGGCCGGACCGCGACAGCGGTCCGGCCCTCCCTTTCCCGGACGCGAAAGGAGCTCACATGGGCGGCCTAAGACGAATCCAAGAGGCGGAATCTACCGACCTTCAGGCCGCTTCGCCATGCCGAAATACATACTTGCGCCAAGTATGAATATATCTATATATGAACACCCAACGGAGACGCCCCCATGTCCTCGCACCCCCAAGACCCCATCCGTGAACAGGCCGCTGAAATCGTGCGCGCCGCCCTGGCGGACGCCACGCAACGTCCTGTTGTGAAGTCCTTTTTTGACGAAGCGACCTTTACGGTCAGCCATGTGGTGCGCGACCCCGGCTCCAAGGTCTGCGCCATCATCGACAGCGTGCTCGACTACGATCCGGCCTCCGGCCGAACCTCGAACGCCTCCGCCGACGCCCTGATTGACTACGTGAAGTCCGAAGATCTCCAGGTGCAATGGCTGCTGGAGACCCACGCCCACGCCGACCACCTGTCGGCCGCGCCCTATCTGCAGGAAAAGCTGGGCGGCCGGCTCGCCATCGGCCACGAAATTCTCACTGTCCAGGCCGTATTCGGCAAGATCTTCAACGAGGGAACCGAATTCCGCCGCGACGGCAGCCAATTCGACCAGTTGTTCAATGACGGCGACCGGTTCCGCATCGGCGGGCTGCAGGCCATGGCGCTGCATGTGCCGGGCCACACGCCCGCCTGCCTGGCCTATGTGATCGGCGATGCGGTCTTTCCCGGCGACACCATGTTCATGCCGGACTATGGCACGGCGCGCTGCGACTTCCCCGGCGGCGACGCCCGGACCCTGTACCGCTCGATCCATCGCCTGACCGCCCTGCCG is a window encoding:
- a CDS encoding glycoside hydrolase family 53 protein, yielding MKIRRILLPAFAALMALPAQAQQAGQPAPFYFGADLSYVNEMEDCGAIYRKDGQARDPYGLFAEMGTNLVRVRIWNDAEWTNYSDLDDVRETIRRARAARMEVLLDFHYSDDWADGDKQIVPKAWRSMRDDTPALAQALYDYTFQTLRTLDAEGLMPDQVQVGNETNPEMMGELDWKTARPGINWERNAALFNAGIKAVRDAGAQSSIQPLVMLHIAQPENVEPWFADAWKHGVTDFDLIGVSYYRKWSTQGLDGLEQTINRLRHRYPAEVVVVETAYPFTTDSADDSPNLLGEDSLLPGYPATYEGQRQYMVDLTQRVKFAGGVGVVYWEPAWVSTDCSTRWGQGSNWENATYFDWRRDGEPTPAATFAQAAYQEPTTITLTIRRPEGAAGSLWLWGDFLGANDVAVRLAPDGSDPGLYRYTTKVRPETDIRFQVFDRRPFERGLLESGQVIAVHVGNDDFVGVYSTTR
- a CDS encoding TonB-dependent receptor, with product MTANRKTIAAASVSLAALLAAAPVWAQEAPATDDAAQVDEVVVTGIRASLRDAIGVKRRSDLVVEAISSEDIGQLPNVTIAEELVRLPGVNGTRDRGNQSQASIRGLGPRLVLGLVNGREVASSEPDRNVRWEIYPSEVVSGVEVYKSQSADLISGGIAGTINIRTIRPLDYRGPSFVGTAGAVYYEGGEDLPDYDPLGSRFSASLTHRLTDTLGVNLGVTHQEQKNGYSTFEGWGWNDEDTGGSPGDIDGDGDLDATFWGAQTQVKRLTETRNGVNGALQWKPSDQFELNMDALYSKVEIDEDQNQIWYGRNNTYSNFAGASGWAYGDPAASYTIIDGTVVAATLPFASVTNVIAKYVEDKTLLATGLNGKWMSGAWTLTGDVAYSKAERENLWRAIFTEHYPALAGVDMTPGRTPSAFASYDTSDPSFQPLFDYVPGQADGGKLTDELTSAQFDVAHYGGETGVTKTSFGVRASDRSKAYERLLWTQAPIVATLPSSLLSSFTVSDFDTPGFLNGDFDAVAQAAYGGFVQPADAVDEASGWSVDETVFEAYVKVDFAGDFAGLPVTGNVGMRAVQTETTSNGYESVNSGALTPISIDNDYFELLPSLNLTLALAEDQQLRFGLARTLARPPLDELRAGRTLFNTSPPPTGSAGNPNLTPYIANQVDLSYEWYFAPEALFAAAAYYKDVETHIGYFTQPVTIDGVTYNVTGPFNGDGGGISGIELTFQTPFRFIPALENFGVYANFAYVDSDVKEFSPANNPLESTGLARETATVDLWYSDGKFESRLGYKYHSPFTVISGWDGSALRTLDNESTLDFSASYQVTSNLGVRFQASNLTDEEVNTYYDNDENRLASNTRFGRRFSLDATFRY
- the galA gene encoding beta-galactosidase GalA — protein: MQGATAAAVAAILPSTPALAATPETRRRIKLAFDWKFALGHAADIDKDFGFGRDQRTYAKTGGSETSPIAEAAKADFDDSAWTDVQTPHDWAIDLPYDSTPRILAPDQDDPRAAHGFHALGRDHPENSVGWYRRPLDIPADWAGRRIGLEFDGAFRQVVVFVNGIIVDEHAGGYSPFRIDITDVAQPGRPNWLTVRVDASLGEGWFYEGAGLYRHVWLTAANPVHVPPDGVFIRAEPQGSGARATVEAAVRNQSDSSRTATVRTVVVAPNGLEKARREVMLSLAPWRNENADLALAWDVAPLWSPADPQLHRLTTEIEIDGVVVDRIETPFGVRSAVFDAQRGFLLNGQPLKLLGACCHQDHAGVGAAIPDRLQDWRIEQLKAMGCNAYRASHNPAMPELMDACDRLGMLVIAETRRMSSDEESMTELATLVRRDRNRPSVIAWSIGNEEQAIQGNETGAAIARTMKRLVNRLDPSRPVTAAKDQDFDTGVSRVVDVLGFNYRTPQMEGYHARFPDQPILGSETGSTVSTRGEYVLDAARHIVPAYDREHPWWASTAEEWWTIAAERPYIAGGFIWTGFDYRGEPTPYSRWPSVGSYFGAMDSCGFPKDNYWYYRAWWRPEPLLHLFPHWNWEGREGEEIEVWVHSNLDRVELFVNGRSVGAKTVERNRHLAWSVPYAPGVLEARGYKNGHLVSTQRRETAGAPAALRLSVDRQRLTADGEDVAMIATSVVDARGRPCPRANDLVAFEVAGDARVIGVGNGDPVSHEPDRSDRRHLFNGLAQAIVQTGRKGGPITVTARADGLRPAVLRLDARNTKLST
- a CDS encoding IlvD/Edd family dehydratase; the protein is MTDTSKTPPPSKTLRSRAWFDNPENPDMTALYLERYLNYGLTRKELQSDKPIIGIAQTGSDLSPCNRHHLVLAERVREGIREAGGIAMEFPVHPIQETGKRPTAGLDRNLAYLGLVESLYGYPLDGVVLTIGCDKTTPACLMAAATVDIPAIALSVGPMLNGWHRGERTGSGTIIWKARQMMAAGEIDYDGFIELVASSAPSVGYCNTMGTATTMNSLAEALGMSLPGSAAIPAPYRERAQVAYETGLRIVEMVREDLKPSDILTKEAFHNAIVVNSAIGGSTNAPIHLTALARHAHVDVPLKDWQTEGLHVPLLVNLQPAGAYLGEDYFHAGGVPAVVSELMKQGLIRENALTVTGKSIGDNCRDAEIVLPDVIKTFDAPMKTDAGFVVFTGNLFNSAIMKLSVISPEFRERYLSNPDDLNAFEGPAVVFDGPEDYHHRIDDESLGITEQTLLFMRGAGPIGYPGAAEVVNMRPPSYLIKKGVSALACIGDGRQSGTSGSPSILNASPEAAAGGNIALLKTGDRVRIDMNTGRADILISDEELAERRKTFEAAGGYKYPASQTPWQEMQRAVVGQLETGAVLEPAVKYHRIVDRFGLPRDSH
- a CDS encoding SDR family NAD(P)-dependent oxidoreductase, whose protein sequence is MAAIYPDLKDKTVIVTGGAGGIGEAIVRSFHAQGARVGFLDIDTQRGPRLRAELGADTLFIPCDLTDIPALKAAVAEVRAAFGLIDVLVNNAAHDERHATLDVTEEYWDGRMAMNLKHLFFAAQAVLPDMQATGKGAIVNLGSTSWIIGQGGMPAYTACKSAVIGLTRSLARDFGPFGVRVNAVAPGWIMTERQLELWVTPETEKEIYANQCLKRRLVPDDIAKVVVFMCSDEAGAITNQHYVVDGGWT
- a CDS encoding peroxiredoxin yields the protein MTGLPRLNEPAPDFHARTTHGDRCLADYRGKWLILFSHPSDFTPVCTTEFIGFAKHADEFAAMNCDLLGLSIDSIFSHLAWTRNIKEKFGVEIPFPIIEDLKMEVAQAYGMIHPGAADTSAVRATFLIDPEGKLRAMVYYPMSNGRSIDEFVRLLTAIQTSDANGVATPEDWRPGQPAIVPPPKTAAAAEARASEGYDYTDWYFSTRELPDAPKAA
- a CDS encoding DsrE family protein, translating into MLAAGGVDADHRQIVVVLHGAATTAVLSDAAWAARGKGDANLNSALIRALLAAGVQVRLCGQAMAGHGVTEAELEPGVTVDLAALMTVIHHQQAGYALIVN
- a CDS encoding MBL fold metallo-hydrolase — encoded protein: MSSHPQDPIREQAAEIVRAALADATQRPVVKSFFDEATFTVSHVVRDPGSKVCAIIDSVLDYDPASGRTSNASADALIDYVKSEDLQVQWLLETHAHADHLSAAPYLQEKLGGRLAIGHEILTVQAVFGKIFNEGTEFRRDGSQFDQLFNDGDRFRIGGLQAMALHVPGHTPACLAYVIGDAVFPGDTMFMPDYGTARCDFPGGDARTLYRSIHRLTALPDEARVYLCHDYKAPPGRDEFVWETTIGAQRTGNIHIRDGVSEDAFVAMRTQRDATLPMPRLILPSVQVNMNGGRPPEPEANGVRYLKVPLNAL